TTAATTGGGAGTGTACAAGACCCTAAAATATATGGGGCTGGATTATTATCCTCCATTGGTGAAAGTGTTTGGGCTATGAGTGAAAAGGTTGAGAAAATTCCATATAGTTTAGAAGCTATGGACTATTCTTTTGATATCACGAAACCTCAACCTCAGTTATTTGTGACACCTGATTTTAACCATTTGAATACTGTCTTAGATGAATTTACTGCAACCATGTCATTAAAAATTGGAGGTATTCAAGGCATAAATAAAGCAATAGAATCAAAGGATTTAGCAACTGCTGTTTTAAGAAGCGGATTGCAAGTAAGCGGTGTTTTTACCAATCTCATTGCGGAAGGTGCTCATATTGTTTATATTCAAACCAATGGACCTAGCATGTTGAGCTATCAATATAAAGTACTCGAAGGCCATGGAAAAGAATACCATGAACATGGATATGGAACTGCCGTTGGAAAACTCAAAGGTGCATTAAAACCCATGAGATTATTAGAGGAGTCCGACTTGCGAAATATGGATATCATTATAGGAAAGGACTGCAGATTAGAATTTGATAGTGGATTAAAGGTTAATGGTCGTTTGATGAGTACCACAAGAAAAAATAACAAACTCCTAATAATGAGTTTTGAGGATTGCACTGTGGAGTATAAAGAACAAGTGCTATTCCAACCAGATTGGGGCATTTACGATATGGGCATTGGGGAACAAATTCCATCAGTTTTTGCAGGTGTAGCAGATGCTGCTGGTTATCAATTAAAATTAGAAACCCCTAGCGAAGTCACTCATAAAATCAATTATTCTGAGAAAGAGAAGTACCTATTTCAGCTTTATGATCAAATTAATAGCTTTAGCACTTCCTCTTCTCGTCCATCTGATATACTCATCGACGAAATCCTCCGAAAGTATCCCAAAGAATGGCTCCTACAATTAGAAGCTTTATACCAAATTGAAAAAGGAAGCTCCTCTGAGAAAAAGCTATTGGAATCTTTAAATAATGGGGATTATTCTGATGAAGAATCTAAGTTGATCGAGCTTGGATTGACTTAAAATTCTTAATTCAATACTTTAGCTAATCACGCATAATCATATATATTTTAATATATAAGGTGTTTTTTACCCACATAAAACGCAAAGCTTTTTTATTTCATTTACAATTCTGTTCTTATCTTTAATTCTCCAAATTCCCCCTTTCCCCCTTTCCCCCTTTCCCCCTTTCTCCCAAGTCCCCAAGCCCCCAAGCCCCCAAGCCCCCTTATAAGTCTATTCCCTTAGGTATTTCACCGTTTGAACAATGAAAAACGATCGATTTCGTACAGTCACATTGTTGATTAGTCTCTTTTATGTACTTTTGATACCTATTTATCAAAATATTAAAAACATGAAGAAATTTATTTTCACTTTTTGGGTGGCTCTTCTTTTTCTGGGCTTCACTCAAAGCACAGTGGCACAAGACTTATCCGCTCAATTAACTGAAGAGATTCCATTCGATTCTCAAGTATTGACAGGTAAACTTGGCAATGGAATTACCTATTACATTCGCCCGAATGCAAAACCAGAAAACAAAGTAGAATTACGTTTAGTAGTTAATGCTGGTAGTATTTTAGAGGATGATGATCAGCAAGGTTTAGCACACTTTTGTGAGCATATGTGTTTCAATGGAACTGAGCATTTTGAGAAGAATGAGTTGGTGAGTTATTTACAAAGCTTAGGTATTGAGTTTGGTGGGGATCTGAATGCTTATACCAGTTTCGACGAAACCGTGTATATGCTTCCAGTACCAACAGAAGATCCTGAAACTGTTGACAAAGGTCTTTTGGTTTTAGCTGATTGGGCTAATGGTGTTTCTTTTACCGATGAAGAAATTGACAAAGAAAGAGGAGTTATTTTAGAAGAACTCAGAATTGGACAAGGTGCTCAACAACGTATGCGCGATGAGTATTTCCCAATTATGTTTAAAAATTCTATGTATGCCGAAAGATTACCAATTGGTCTAAAAGACATTTTAGAAACCTTTGAGTATGAAACTATCCGTCGTTTTTACAGAGAATGGTATCGTCCAGATTTAATGGCTGTTATTGCCATTGGTGATTTAGAACCACAAGAAATGTTGAGAAAGATAGAAGATAAGTTTGGTTCTATCGAAATGCCTAAAGAATATCGTGAAAGAAAAGAATTTGAAGTTCCTGACCATAAAGAAACTTATATTTCTGTTGTTAGCGATAAAGAAGCTCCCTATACCATGATTCAATTGATGTATAAAGATGATACTCAAGAAACAAAATTATGGAACGATTATCGTCGTGATTTAACTCAAAGTATGTATAATGGAATGTTGGGCGCACGTTTGGGAGAATTAACTCAATCTGCTACTCCTCCATTTATGTTTGCAAGTACTAGCTATGGCGGAATGGTAAGAAGTAAGAATAGCTATTCTTTTTTTGCTGTTGTTGGCCCTGATGGTATTGAGCATGGTTTAAAAACACTTTTAGAAGAAAACCAAAGAGTAAAATTACATGGTTTCACTCAAAGTGAATTGGACAGATATAAAACAGAGTACATCACTCGTTTAGAAAAAGCATTTAAAGAAGCGGATAAAACAGAATCTGCAAGATATGTAAACGAATATGTAAACCATTTCCTAGAAGAAGTTCCTTCTCCAGGTATTGAAGCAGAATATGGAATGACACAAAAATTACTACCTACTATTAAATTAGAAGAAGTAAATGCTTTAGCTGCTGAATGGATTAAAGATTATAATCGCGTAGTAGTAATTATGGCTCCTGAGCAAGAAGGACTCGTTCTACCAACTGAAAACGAAGTAAGTACTTGGTTAAGCGATGCGGATAAAAACAAAGTAGAAGCTTATGTGGATGCCGTATCTGATCGCCCATTGATGGAAGTTATTCCTGAAGCTGCAGCCATTACAAAAACAGAAACTATTGCCGAAGATGGTATTGAAATATTAGAATTTGCTAATGGTTTGAAAGTAGTTTTAAAGCCAACAGAATTTAAAAACGATGAGATTCTAGTTTCAGCTTACAGCCTAGGTGGTTCTTCTTTATATAATGATGAAGAATTTAAGTCTGCTGAAATGGGAAGCCAATTGGTTAG
This genomic interval from Lentimicrobium sp. L6 contains the following:
- a CDS encoding pitrilysin family protein — its product is MKKFIFTFWVALLFLGFTQSTVAQDLSAQLTEEIPFDSQVLTGKLGNGITYYIRPNAKPENKVELRLVVNAGSILEDDDQQGLAHFCEHMCFNGTEHFEKNELVSYLQSLGIEFGGDLNAYTSFDETVYMLPVPTEDPETVDKGLLVLADWANGVSFTDEEIDKERGVILEELRIGQGAQQRMRDEYFPIMFKNSMYAERLPIGLKDILETFEYETIRRFYREWYRPDLMAVIAIGDLEPQEMLRKIEDKFGSIEMPKEYRERKEFEVPDHKETYISVVSDKEAPYTMIQLMYKDDTQETKLWNDYRRDLTQSMYNGMLGARLGELTQSATPPFMFASTSYGGMVRSKNSYSFFAVVGPDGIEHGLKTLLEENQRVKLHGFTQSELDRYKTEYITRLEKAFKEADKTESARYVNEYVNHFLEEVPSPGIEAEYGMTQKLLPTIKLEEVNALAAEWIKDYNRVVVIMAPEQEGLVLPTENEVSTWLSDADKNKVEAYVDAVSDRPLMEVIPEAAAITKTETIAEDGIEILEFANGLKVVLKPTEFKNDEILVSAYSLGGSSLYNDEEFKSAEMGSQLVSESGVNGFSNIELEKLLAGKNIRINPYISSLKEGFSGNATPKDFETMLQLINLYFTAPNFDEEAFASIISKSAMYLPNLLQDPTTYYRDQVSHVVADNHIRGNYIPSVEELKSYDFEIAKKAYQERFANAGDFVFFFVGNINKDTDIELIQKYLGSLKGEGTKESFVDHKVNAPKGPIEVEVKKGQDEKSMVTIYFTAACKYDAKEKYLLTALGDVLSIKLIENLREEKSGVYGVGARGSMSQFPSGKYRFSIGFPCGPENVDELIAAAISEVENLKKDGPTQEDIDKVKETQRLDFKENLEKNRFWLKSMEAAYFNNGNMEDITKKQEMIENLNAKELKKIAKKYLKEDTRIEVVLLPEDK
- a CDS encoding aromatic amino acid hydroxylase, coding for MKTNPIIESLPEHLKDFIIDQNYQQYTGRSQAVWRYVMRRNLDYLADVAHHSYLDGLKKTGISIDRIPSLEDMNDILSQIGWGAVCVDGFIPPAAFMEFQKHNVLVIAADIRSIDQLEYTPAPDIVHEAAGHAPIIADKEYAEYLRKFGDIGSKAFSSTYDYELYEAIRHLSILKADPNTKAKDIKTAEDAIIELEANPSPPSEMAFIRNLHWWTVEYGLIGSVQDPKIYGAGLLSSIGESVWAMSEKVEKIPYSLEAMDYSFDITKPQPQLFVTPDFNHLNTVLDEFTATMSLKIGGIQGINKAIESKDLATAVLRSGLQVSGVFTNLIAEGAHIVYIQTNGPSMLSYQYKVLEGHGKEYHEHGYGTAVGKLKGALKPMRLLEESDLRNMDIIIGKDCRLEFDSGLKVNGRLMSTTRKNNKLLIMSFEDCTVEYKEQVLFQPDWGIYDMGIGEQIPSVFAGVADAAGYQLKLETPSEVTHKINYSEKEKYLFQLYDQINSFSTSSSRPSDILIDEILRKYPKEWLLQLEALYQIEKGSSSEKKLLESLNNGDYSDEESKLIELGLT